The following nucleotide sequence is from Diospyros lotus cultivar Yz01 chromosome 3, ASM1463336v1, whole genome shotgun sequence.
TGGGCCTATGTAGGCTTCAGGAGATTGGGTCAACATGCTAGATCAAGTCCAGCCCGCTTCATGCGAgcagaaaatacatataacattagCCCCCCCAGCTCTTAGTGCGACCCACAGACTGAGAGCTAATGCATGTTGGTTGAAGCAAGCTATGCGATCTGTCGATCTGCCTTTCTGACTTCTGCCCAATCGCTACTAATCATGTCATCTCGTGCTACACGTCTAACAGATCATGGAATGTAATCATTCGGGCAAGCAATAACAGATCCCCACTTACATAATATGATTCTGACTTACATTGACAAGCTATATGTTCAAGACGATCGTGTTACGATCTCAGCTAACATATCATGGCTTTTAGCCGTAATGGCAAGATAAGAATGGTTGATTTATGTGATGATAATTAGATCGATCTGAGTCTTGGTTGATACGTCATAGAGAGATAATATCTGAATCATATCAGAAATCCTGCCAAcatatatgtccaggtagatcgTGGTGTGAtcccagctaacataccatggcttttACTTACTTTTAACGAGCCGAGAAGGAACACCTAGGTAGGCCATAAACCACGACCTGAGTCAAGAGGAAATGACCCCAACTAGTGAACCCTTAACTTGAAATCAttaatggaagtggttgctcagtaggtgccaaaccatgacattaaaTCAAGAGAAATAAGTCTCATCTCGCAAACCACGACCCGGGGGAGgaccaagatgaatgctcaTATAAGCTGCAAACCATAGCACAGAGACTAAGATAAATGGGCCCCAACTCGCAAACCATGGTGTCTCTACCCCCATTTTTAAGGACATTCAATCGAATATTAACAAGCATAAAGTGCAATAAAATTGATGAATGAACATTTATAAATTCCAATCAGAATTGCGGGAAttaattgtaacaaaaaagTTGGAGCATAAGTAAGAATCAGTTACGCTTGTCGAGAGGAAGGACGAAGGTGTTCCGCATTTCAAGCACTTGGGAGAACAGTTCCATCCTTATTTGTGAAGCGATACGCTCCATTTCCCAGGCTTTCTTTGATAATATAGGGGCCTTCGCAGTTCAGGCCTAGTGTTCGGTTGCTGACCTTGCGAGCTCCATGAAGAACAATGCGTAGCCCGAGATCACCGACGTCATAGGACCAAACTTGAATCCTCCTGTTTGTAATACCTCGCAGCCCGCAGTTGATAAGCAATCACCCTCACACGACCTGTTAGATGTTCTTGCAATTCAAGGCCCACCATGGATAGCAAAAATAGTTCTTAACGCAGGTGTTCAATCCTACTCGAGAGCTTAAGCTGGCTGTTGAGACTGCTAGCTTTCTGGTTGCTCCACATAATCATGCAAGCGACCTCTCCTGATCAAATCCTCAATTGCGTCCTTTAGTGCCCAACATTAAGAGGTATTGTGCCTCGTCTCGTTGTGGTAAGCACAAAATTTGTCCTTATTTCTGAATATGTTTGGAGTCCTTATGGGATTAGGGCTCCCAAAATCCTCTTAGCTCTTCTCAATAGCGAAGATCATATCTTAAGTGTCAAATAGGATGTTGTAGTTCTCGTAGTGACCTCGATGCGCAGGTTGCATTTCTCCTAGCTCATTCCTTGAGTTCTTAGCTACCTGATCATTGTCGCCATTATCCCTCTTCTCGTTCTGGCTGGTGCTTATAGTCTCATCCGTCTGGTCACCCGACTTCTTCGAGCAAAATGTCTCTTCCCATCTAATCTCCTTCGCAACTCATTCGTAGAACTTGCCCCGGTCCATCACAGGGGATTtgtagatgctctcatagagcttctcATCCTTTTGGAGCCCCGCAGATATCACAATCAGAGTACTTTCATCCGATGGGTTCTCAACATTATTGACTTCATGCCTGAACCTCTCAATGTAATCTTTCAAGGATTCATTGGGCTGCTGAAACACTGTAGTGATGTGACATGTCGGGGCGAGCTGCCTCATAAGCAACCTGTATCAACTTATAAACTTTTTCTGATACTCCTCCCAGCTACAAATGCTGTGAGGACAGAGACTCCTTATCCAGGTCTGAGGTATATCTCCCAAGGTCGCGGGGAAGACGCAACACTTTACTAGTGAACTTAAAGTCTAAAGGTTCATTTGGACGTTAAACGCATCCAGATGATTATATGGATCGACGTCTCTGTTGTATTGAGGGATATTGGGGGTATTGAGTCTGCGAAGGAGAGGCTCTAGTTTGATTTCTCTAGAGAGTGGGGTCCTCTATTCGCGACCTTCCCTCCGATCATGGATCTCGTGTCTTGCCTCCAGCTGTTGGACCCTCTGCAGTAATCCCTCCACGGTGGGGTTTGGATCCGTAGATCGCCCGGTATGAGATTGCTTCTCCCATCCGTTGGCTTGCTTCGAGGAATGGCGATCTCACGGCATACGCCGTCTTCTATTCTCGGGGTCTCGGGAGTTGCGACATGTGGCATGGTCTTGGCTAACCCTAACCGAGTTTTCTTCCCGGCACGAATTTTCACGTCGTCGATTCCTTTGATGAACCTCCTCACTGCGATCTCCATAACGATTCACCCTCATCCTCAGGTTTGTGGGGTGCACCTCCAGCTTGCCATCACAACATCATTGTTCTTTCGTCACTAGAGATCGCAAATTTGAGGAATGCACTGATTCAACTCGTTGAGATGCTCTTTTAGCTTCTCTTTTGTCTGGAACATGTCTTTTACCCCGAAGCTAAGAGACACCATTGGATGGCATAATCTCGACATGCTTTTGGGCTGCATGAGCTTGCATTTGAGCCAATGTCCTAACCACGTTAGCGAGCTGTGTGACCATACCTTCCAGCGCTTCCTAGCATTGTTGCCAGGCATGGATCGTCTCCATCCCTAGGATCGAAGCAATAGGTTGGGTAGGAGCCCATGGGGGCACACCGACGGTAACCCCAGTTGGTGGCGGAACAGAGGCACCCGTTGTAGAAACAATGGGTTCTCAAGACTGGCGGAACATCATGAGGTTGACCGCAGTGAATCTCCTGCAAATCGACCACTGCATTAGAGATTCGTGTGTTCCTTCCTCTCACCATGATCGGCGATCAGAACGGGCcattcctctagcgccaaaatgtcaaCGTGCGGATttggtcgaccgtgatttgTTTGCCCGCTCTGAGAAATGGACATGAAATGGGAGAAGAGAAGACGCATCAGGGAACTTTTTGTGGTTCAATCAGTGTTCCGGTCACCGGtacctgcaagcactccaatGCTGAAGTAAGTAAAAAAGTAGGGAGAAACTGTGTATCAGTAGGCTAACAGGGAAAACATACCCTGACCTTGAAGAGAGCCTGCTCATATATGAGGAGATATCCTCTCTGTTTGCATCATGCTTTTGTAGGTGATGAGACTGAATATCGGTGCCGGTAGGGGTTCCCAAGTGACAACATGGTGTTGACAGAACCCTCATTAAAGTGGATGTAGGCGGGCACATAGATACCCAGTAGAGGCTGCAATGATATTGCTGCATGCGGGTATAGGGCCAGGATGAGACCGGCATGGGTCGAGAGAAATGGGCTAGATTGGGCCTAGACGGTTTAGCTAGAATGATGTCTAGCCCATGATTGTTCTCTAGTTATTTTGTGGCCTTCTTGCATATGCGAGCTGAATGGTCGACCTGCGAGCTAGGTTGGTTCCACGGTTTGCGAGCTTAATGCGTTATTGGGAGCTCGCATGATTGCCCAGTCTGAGCTAGGAGTAAGTGACGTGCAACTTGTATCTAACAACCTAGGCCTTGGGCCTATGTGGGCTTTAGGAAATTGGGGCGACTTGTTGGATTAAGTCCAACTCGTTTCATGTTTCATGCaagcaaaaaatatatataacatattataagttatttaaatcaaagaaaactcatcaccattaaatttttgaacaaatgatgaaaaaaaaagtcACATCTCATTgctagaaaaaaagaaaaagaaaaggatgacataaagataaattgagagaaagagaaataaaacgCTATCAAATAAGACATTttccatatttaaaaaaaaaattacaataaaaataattgataacaCAACTTTTAAATCATGAATAAATGGACCATAGAATTATGTGTAGTATCTAGGTTGGTTCATATATTTTACccactattttattttagtggTTCCAGTCCACCAAATTAAATGTCATagttaagaattaaaaaattaaatttaattacccaaactttataaaattataaattcaccatggttcataaattttataaaaatattattcaaatattaaattgtaatatttttttataatatttaaatatttatataatataaaatataacgcATCAATGCATAACACATCATCAAGTATGTAGTGGATGGGCATCTTTGTAGTAAATCACTTATTTGCCCTCGCTAATTGGGTTTTATTTGCATTTTCAGAAAAAGAATGTGGAGCGATTATGAGGTTAGTTGGGATGCAAATTCGAAATCAAACCAATCATGTAAAGATGGTAGcttaatagaataaaaataatatatatatatatatgaattggTCCGaatttaagtttataaattcaaattttaattttattaatatttaaaatgacATTACAttataatgttattaatttaagtgaattttattgacaaaatttATATGAACAATGGGATCAAGTGTTTtggaaagtaaaataattttttttttttatctctaagttccttataaatttcttaataatatgatatttAGTTAGACTTATAATTTTGTTGTACCTTTTCAAgcagttaatttttttttaatatttttatattgatcaaatttatatttttattcttatacttctataatttttttgtgtgttcatttaaaatttttattatcttaattacattattgaatctatattttttactcaatttaaaGGTTAAAtggattaaaaaataattaaaaaacaaaaagtttgaattactaaaaaaaataaaaaataaaatatagagattaaattaattataaaattagttcagatgtataataaaaaaataaataaataatcacgtGAAAAAACCCGTAAAATATaggataaaaatttaaaattttcattttatcaaGTTTTTTATTGTGTGTTATGATCAGTTTGTAGATTTACAAAcacaatattataataaatatctaacTAAATAACCGGCGCCCGTGGCCTAATGGATAAGGCGTCTGACTTCTAATCAGGCGATTGTGGGTTCGAGTCCCACCGGGCGTGTGCGTCCGCCCGTGAGTGTGTGTATGTtcctatatataatataatagtttTCGAGTTTTGCTAATCCACCATTATTAATAAGATTTGTTATGTTTTGCTGCGTAAATTCACGCCGTTCTTGATATATGCCAACCATAAgagtaattaatataatttctaTTCTAAAACATGAGTCTATATTCATGCCAATTCTGAGGGAGCGTGGTATAATTGATccaaatatatgatattatattgtAATGCATAGTCCACTAATCATGGAAAGAAATAACTTAAATCTTATCTAAGGAAGGATCCTCAATGGGTCAAATCAAATGGTACAACATGCTCCTTTCAAAGGAGAAGCAAAATCCCAGGATCCAAACAAATCCAACAAAGAAATGAACCAGCCTTTTTGCTTTGTATAATCCCCCCACTCAACGTATCActggggaaaaaaaataaagacccTAACACAAGATTTCAAAATATACTCGCTAATAGAATCTACTGTCTTCTGGAAGTATTAGAAATACAAATTACCGGGTTTTAACTTTTATGTAACCATTGAGCAGCAACACAAGACATATGGAAAAATAGTGTCGCATACATGATTAATGGGGTTGAGCACAACATCAATACGCCACGTCCCTTAGTTTGCAGACTAATAAAGTTTCTTCCCTTAGTTTGCAACTGGTTTTGAGGTGACATTCTTTATGGCCTCCGCATATGTCTGATGCTGATAGGTAAGGGTGGATTCAAGCAAGTCCCAAATAGATGTTTTGGGATTCCAACCTGGTATTTGAACAAAACCAACCCTTCTGTCAGACTATTACCGACCCTTGAAATAAGAGTCTTATTACGGGGCCAGATGCACTTACCCGAGTGTCTTATAGAAAGAAggtaaaaagacaaaattgccCCTCAAactttgtaaatttgcaaagCACTGCCCCTACTCTCTGCTCGCTCCCCTCCCATGGCCGCGCCCTCCGCTGCCTTCGCCTCTCCACAGCGCCTCGCTGCCATGTCGTCGTCGCCTCACTGCCATCGCCAGCCGTCTCTGGAAGATGCAGCGACGGTCGGCGAGGCGACGACGTGGCGAAGGTAGCAAAGGCGCAGCCATGGGAGGGGAGCGAGTAGAGAGCAGGGGCAGGGGTGatgctttgcaaatttgcaaagtttgagggggcaattttgtctttttgcccTCTTTCTATAAGAGGCTCAGTAAGATTTTTCCTTGAAATAATGACTATAAGCGAGTGGCCGCAGTGCATACCAAGTTGTTTATTGATTATGGTCATATCAGGAATCCTCTTGTCACTGTCATCGTAACCTTCTCCATAGAATTCCTTAGAGCTTACATCAATGGTGGGTGATTCCAGAGGAGGTTCTCCGCTCACCTTAGAATAAACCTGTCTCAAGAAAGAATTATATTGTGAAAACTAATGCCGGAAAAAAACCGCCAGGATGAAAAATGAGTCTCATTCACCTTGGTCATCATTTCAGCAAGCTGCCGCACGGTGACCTCATTGTTAGGGTTGCCCACATTGAATATGTGACCATTGGCCCTGGCCGGATTTTCCTGTGAGCAACACCACCAATCAAATACTATTTCTTGGATCAATCAAGACAACCAAAATTGGAAGGAAAATACACGTACAATCATCAACAGGACTGCTTCAATAGCATCCTTGATAAAAACAAAGGTTCTCTGTGATTGGCCACCATCCACAAGCTTGAGGGGCTCACCTCTAAGAAGATTCTGAAGCAGAAAAGAGCAAGATTAGTACAAAGTATAAAAAAACTACAGAAACACAAAAACTAGTTTCAAATTCTTTTGGGAGGGATTCGAATATATACATTACTAAAGCATGCCAAAACTCTTGGAACCCCCTCACTGGGACCATCAATGCCAGGAATGAAGTCCATCCTGGGACCAATCCAATTGAAAGGTCTCACAATTGTGAATTCAAGTCCATTTTCCGCACCCTCAGCTGTGAGCAACAAAATATAAGTAAATAAGAATAGTACACTAAGAAAGGCTTGCAAGCAGCCAGTGCAGCTTAACGGTGAACTTGCCATAAATCAGCCTCTCTATCAATTGCTTTGCACAAGCATAGGACCACCTCTGCTTCTCAATGGGGCCAAAAATGCAGGGGGAAGCATCCTCTTTAAGAACATAATAAGCAGGGTCCTATTTGATCACAGCAACACATATTCAGAACTTCCACTTGGTTGCATGAACTATGTTAGAAAACACTGAGATGATGCCAATTCTGATACAAAGTTACAAGTTATCATCATCCTAAAACTACAAATATAGGAACGAgaaataaaaagtcaattggGATAGCTATTTACACATGCAACATCAATGTTACGAATGCTACCATGGTCCAAACATATATCTTATGGTAATCTATAACTAGGCCATGTTTCCataaaaacaatataaataactAGTTAATGATCATCTaaaacaaatttcataaaagagataaaaggtTATGAAATTCCAAGGGGAACTGCAATTAGAAGACCATTAGCATGTTAATGATATTGACATAAAGATCACATCAGCCCAGCAATACATAAACTCAAAAAGGTTAAGCACTTTCTGCtgatcaaaatatttaaatgcaAGCACCATAAGAGGGCCCCATGATTATACTAGTTGAGCAAGTAGTTTTAGTTTcatttgcttttcaattttacaCCAACCTAGTTAGATGtgcaaattttgtttttgttcttttgctcAATCAAGAGTATGGTTAACCTGGTGAGGCCATTCAATTGCTGCCTGAGAGGGTAGGCACCCCATGTGGTGTGCCCGTGTGTGCATTTACACAAAAATTTATTCTAGCTACCTGACTGCCCATGACTTTTAAGTAAAACCCCTTCTAGGGCCTCTTTGGTACCATAAAAAACCCCCACCCCGTTAAACCCATGGGTTGGACACCTGACCGTCCATAGCTCCCAAGTCAAACCTCCTACACTTAGGTCCTCCTTAGTAACATCATGAGCCCCCACCCCATTAAACTCATGGATCATATGGCCAGGGCACCACCAAGCCATGAGAGGTAGTGAAAGAGGCACCCCCAAGATTCAAACACTTAACCTTGAGAACATTACCAACCGCCATAAACCACTTGGGCTACCATCAACCCACAAATTTTGTTTCTGAACCATCATATTACATTCTTTTCACAGTTCAAAGATTTAATCATCTatcacataaattttaatttaagggGTAATAACCTCTAGCACCAAACTTTTGTTTTCATCTAACTGTTTAGTCGCTTCTAATATTTCAAACTCTAGAAGCAAGACACTCCCCTTTAACCTAAAACAAATTCAATTGACACtttttatgcatataaaaaaataaagtacattCTTGTCTACGTCCTATGGTATTGTAATTTCAAAGTAAAACTCATTAGTTACAACAATATGTAATTTGTCAACTCTTTAGCCAAGTAACATATTTTAGATGAAAAACTATGTGAATCGATTTAATAATCactcccaattttttttttggatcaacATTTCTGAAGTATTTTTTACTCACTGATAAAATATGTCATTCAAACAAGAAGCAAAAAAATTTAACGAATGCTATCTAATGGGTGTCATTTAGTAGATTAAGACTTTGCATGAATATGAATAAATTGCTCCAGTCATATCAATCATTCTAGAACACTATTGAAATGATGCTAAAATCCTTCCAAAACACaaactaaaataattcaaatgatTGAATCAAAGAATTTTTAGTATGCCTGATCTATTATATATGACACACCTAACGTCTCAAGCCAGTCCTTTTCTTACATAATGCTGGTTTGACCGGATTTCATCATGAATAACAATAAAAGGAACTAAAATGGAAAtgtttcaattaattttgatttgcaaAAGATCACACTGGAAGGAAACTGCCCCCTAGTTAAAACTCAGTTTTGGGAAAGGAGAACTCTCCAGTGAGATTTGCCACTGTGCTAaccacaaagaaaagaaaactgcATGTTGGGAAAGGAGATGGTTTTAGAGGAATGCTAATCGTCCACACGCTGCATTCCAACTAACAAACACGCTTCTGACTTTCAGACCAATCACTTAGGACGCTGCCCAACTAGCAAAAGTTACGtattaaataagaaatgaaaacaaataaataatcatataaaaCCTCAGGGTGCGTAAGTTACCAGCATATGACCCAagtatgaaaagaaaaatgacataGATCTATTTCATATGAGAATAATTCGGTGAGTGGgaaaagggaagagaaaatgaagcCTCACCTGCCGCAGAGGGTGATCTTTAGGAAGAAAGCTTCCAATTGTTTTCCCATAGACTTCACATGTAGAGAAATGAATGAGACGCTTGTTGTTTTCTGAACAGTACTTAACCTAAACAGCAAACAGCCAAAACCCGCGTCAACTTCAACCAATCACAGCAAGAAATCCTTAACTTCGTAACATTGAGTAATTGACAGAAAAGATGTCAAGAGCCACCGCAGTTGACATCAGAAACTTGAACTCCATTCAAATTCAACACCAGCAATCAGAATCTAAAATGCATACCACTGGAAGCGCATCGATGAAATTGCTGTAAATCGTATCAAGAGGACGTGTGTTGTAATCCGCTGGAGTACAGATCGCCGCAAGATTTATGGTCTACATGACAAAAAGGATCAACAACGAGCAAGAATTGTATGCATGCAGCGCGTATGAACTAATTGGCACCAAACCGCTTGCTAACAGAAATAGAAATGCGTGAAACGTAAATAGCGTGATTGAGAGGCAAAAAAGTTCAAGAAATCATTCGCCCTTCGAGTTTCAATGCACATAGATCAACATAGACCTAAAATCACAAGAAGtattgaaaaaggaaaagagaaggaacCATCAAGAAAGTGTATTCATTTGGGGAAAGTTGAAAAAACGAAAAAAGAACCGAGCTTAATTTAAGGGATGCCGATGGAGAAGCGCATAATTTAAACGTGCATTCAAGTTCCACAGACATCCAAAACCATTTGAACGGGGAATCCGGAATTAGAACGCATGCAGAGTTGGAGACAGTGAAGGGGAGAGAGAATAATACGAGATCTGCCATCTTGATGAGCCCTTCGAGCCTGGAGTCATTCTTGATGTTGAGGCGGTGGAAATGGATACGACCGGCCCAGGGGAGGGATGGCGCTTCAAGAAGGTGCTGGATCTTGTCGCTGTAGACGTCGACGGCGAGCACCGTGTGCGGCGTCTCCGCCATCAGCTTCTCGCAGAGGTGCGAGCCAATGAATCCCCCCGCCCCAATCATGCATATCGTGAAACGCTTGATAGGGTTTCCGTCCAGATCTACTCTGTTAGCCACCGACGCCatgcctctctctctttctacaaATGCGCGCTTTCTCTTTCTAAATCTATCGCCTCTCTTTCCGTCGTCTCTAGAATATCAAACTGGCGTCGTCTCGTCTGGGGATATTTAAAGCACGGAAAAAGGAGGGAGGGGAGGAGAGGAGAGGCGAGAAGAGTCCCAACGTCTGTGGCTCTGATTGTTGTCGTACTCGTTAGTATTCAAGTGATAACATTTCAAGtccaacaataaaaaaatatatctataaattataattcattgataattaaaaaaaaaaagcaaattagggtcacataataataataatagactATTACACAATTTTCTCcatgaaaataattaacaaaatagtTAAAGAGGTATTGTAGGCTCATGTTCACTTAGTGAAAACTCAGAAAAGATTCTAATACTTAAATTagtaatttgttatttttaagggTATTAGAAATTTAGTTATTATAGTActtttcaataaaaatgaaagatcGTACTATATATACTGACAGAATAACAAGCCCGATAACTGAATCAGACTTCATCTGATGATGCAGTTCGATCGGATTTCATCCCAGATGATCAGGCTTGTTTCATGAAGCCCAATCAAGCTTCTTCCAAAGGCGACAACAGTGAGGTGATGAAATGGTCAGCGACGGTCAGCGTAAGGCGTAGCAACAAGGCGACAATAGGATGCAGCGTCGATCGTGTGAGGCACTACAGCAAGGCGACGACAGGATGCAATGACAGTCGCACGAGACGCTGCAATAAGGTGACGAAAGGATGCATGGGCGATTGGTGAGGCGAGGCGGGGCGGGGCGTTGATGAGGCGAGGTGAAGCTTGCTAGAAACGACCATGGTAGAGGAGAATGGAGATTCCCAAGGGCAATAGTGGTGAATCTGCAAATtaggtgaaaatatttttattatttgacgTCTTCAATCATCCTTTCGATAGTCCAATTATttgtacaagtagcatttttcGAAAATGAATGATTCCCTTCATTAGCTGACATAGgtttatacattttattttcatttatttatgttatattatagTAAAAGTccattaaaatactaaaaaggtctaaaaatttaaaataagtttttggACTAAAAGCTGTAAATTTTATCTTATGCAGGGGGTCCTACGCAATACTCAAACTAGATAACTCCGACATTCAAAAATGTATCGGAAAAGATAAACATATTCTATAAGAGATAAACGTTATTCGAAAAAATCATAATCctaacaaaattaagaaaagttaAGATAGATGTTATATGTAAGAATCTTAATCCTAGTAGGGTTAGGAAAAGTTAAGGTAAACGTTATATGTAAGAATTATAATCCTAgcaaagttaaaaagaaagttaagataaacgttatctatAAGAATGCTAATTCTAGACTATTTCGGATTACTTCATGCCCTTCTATAAATAAACATAcacttattttagaaaatatacgTCTCTGATACTGGTATAAATTCTACTCTACAATTTTCAACAACTTTAGTGTCTGATTTAAGTATCGGAGTGCTTGTGCAGGAACCCTCTCATGGCCTCtgactgttttttttttttgcatattcAAACGGCCAAACgataatattttttgtcaaaaaaatttattattgtatatcgacaacaaaaatttcaaaatgaaatgATCTTatattggatttaattttaaaaataaaatcaaaatccattttcgAAAGCCTACAAAGTATATGTCCAAaagtaaaatacaaaaacatcAGAGTTAAAAAGTTACACAAAAAGTGATATGGGAAACCCTCACAACAAACTCTCCCAATGAGGACCAAAAGCCTCTAGGAGACTCCACAAGGTCTCACGAAAACCCTGCCATGGGATATTCCCATGACATATGTGCAagcaattatttttgaaatcttttaaaaaaactatGTAATGCATGAGGATTATCTGAAACAGTTATAATCTTGAAATATcaataattgttataatttcctagcaatttcaactataaataaaggaaaatccATTCTCCTAGATAAGATACTGAAACTCAGATCAGGAGCTCTACAACTTCTTTTGATTTCGATAAACCTAACTTAACGTTTAGAGTTTTTGTACAAAGA
It contains:
- the LOC127797395 gene encoding UDP-D-apiose/UDP-D-xylose synthase 2-like; the protein is MASVANRVDLDGNPIKRFTICMIGAGGFIGSHLCEKLMAETPHTVLAVDVYSDKIQHLLEAPSLPWAGRIHFHRLNIKNDSRLEGLIKMADLTINLAAICTPADYNTRPLDTIYSNFIDALPVVKYCSENNKRLIHFSTCEVYGKTIGSFLPKDHPLRQDPAYYVLKEDASPCIFGPIEKQRWSYACAKQLIERLIYAEGAENGLEFTIVRPFNWIGPRMDFIPGIDGPSEGVPRVLACFSNNLLRGEPLKLVDGGQSQRTFVFIKDAIEAVLLMIENPARANGHIFNVGNPNNEVTVRQLAEMMTKVYSKVSGEPPLESPTIDVSSKEFYGEGYDDSDKRIPDMTIINKQLGWNPKTSIWDLLESTLTYQHQTYAEAIKNVTSKPVAN